The Topomyia yanbarensis strain Yona2022 chromosome 3, ASM3024719v1, whole genome shotgun sequence nucleotide sequence AATGTGACTTCCAAAAAACCTGACTCATCACCGATTGTCACCTCTACTTTTTGTGTGTGCCAAACTAAATCCCATTTAAAAATGGACCAATTCCAAACGCAATGTCATATCTTCTACTTCTTGTCAATCATACAAATTCACGGTCACTGATTCCGAACCGAGTTTAAAAGCAATGACAGTGGACCTGATTCCACAGATccaaccgagcagttgatccaGTAAGGCCTATAACATGTCAACCATGAAGAATTGTTTGATTTTTCTGACTGTGATCAGTTTCATTGCTTTGGTACAACACTAAACATAATTTTATTCCAATTGCCATTATAtcgaaaatgtgtttttttcacaGAGCATCGCACAAGACCAGTGCCATCCGCCACCAAATCAGAAGAATCCTAAAGAATGCTGCAATGTTCCGACCGTCATGCCATCTAGAGATCAATTCATAACTTGCATACAGAAATTCCCACCGCCACCTCCACCTGCTCCTGGATCTCCACCACCGGCTCCAGGAACACCGCCTCCCGGTGCAAATGTAAGCTAAACGGTAAACAGTCACAATTCCAACAATTGACAaatattctttattttttacagTGCATCGCCGAATGCGTCCTGGCCCAGCTCGGCATGGTCTCCAACGGAGCTATCAGCAAAGATGCTGCCACCGCTACGCTAGTTGCCGCCCTCGGATCCTCAGCTGAGTGGCAAGCACTTGCCAAGACCACTGTGGATGCCTGCTATTCGAAAGTTTCCTCGCTGCTAACGCAGAAGGATAGTAGCGGGTGTAATGCCGGTGCTGAACCCTTTATGGAATGTCTCCCGACAACCATGTTTAAGGTGACCTGGAAAGATTATGAGGTCTTGGTTAGGCGAAGGCGACTATAACGCGACATGTTTTCTTTTCTTTCAGAATTGTCCTACCTCGTCCTGGGCTGCCATTGCCGAGTGTGAACAACAAAAGGCTCACTTGGCAAAGGGATGTCCAATTATGAGCTTAATGGGACCACCGCACTTGATGTAATATTGGGCCGTctgaattaataaataaatatgtaatGTTCCATGCACATGAAACTGCTTGGTTGTCTATTGTTAGAAATTTCTGGTTTTTGTTGGATGATCGTTCTACACGAATATTTTATCCATGCCAAGACGAAAAGAAACGACGGTTCGACAAAAGTACACACCATCCAGACCCACGATTCACCCAACTGACCAGCTTCAGTGATTTATATTCGATACACCAATAAATTATATCTAATAGCTCACCGAACTGCTCCTGAACCAATTAAATAAAGGTTAGGGAACACTTCTTCGAGATTTCTTCAAAAAGCTTGACGTAAGGTTTATTTGTTTCAACATGGAATCTTTAGTAAACTAAAGGAAAAACATCAAATtcgaaaacaaaacaattttcaagttattcaagaTATTTCTATATACAGCTGATATAACGCATACACTCCTTAAGGATATGAAAAGCATGTATGCTTTACATACAATTTTGGTACTATTTTAGAGCAAATATAAAGCCAATATAATGCTGATTGATATCATCATGATTGCTGTGAAATTATTCGTTATGCCTCTCCTCTTGAATATTATATTCGACATATTTTGTTGCATTCGAACATATCCAATAACCTAGGTACCAAAGGCAGCACACATGCCGTAAATAATGAGGTAAGGTGCCGCTTTTCGAGACTCACTGAAGATCGTTTGCGTAAAACATTGTTTCTAGGTGAAAACCAAATTCCGCTTACCCAACTTTTTCTAGGGCATGTAgagtttcaaaacaattttcccttgaaaacggttggctcaagaaacacgaaaagcctttttccataaagataggtgcttccctcgcagtgctagaagctgctcaatttttaccttccaatgctcaatacgattctcctagaatattcatAATAGTCCCATTGCGTgtaaaacgtagccaaagacagtctaaattgataagttttatcagttttcgataatattgcaacataacgaagatatatgaaaaattcattttccgtcgttaaCATAaaatgtccctggcagcactgctccaccggaatccaatcagactaattgcaatgaCTAAGATTCTAAAGGcaatccttgtaactgttaatactcagaTGAAaaacaatagtcacatttattagccttacttgtttttgtgagcaatttTTGCCTCACTCAATAGTTGTAACtgattaaaaacgttgttgtccacaaacaacatgggcatgaaggggttaaaatATTCATCTCATATCATAAAGAAGAATTAACGTCCTATTTGACTATTTTGCTACCTATTTCTTTTTCATTCTGTTAAACAAAAGTTTAACATGAGAAAGTTTTGCAAAATTATTGCAGA carries:
- the LOC131692845 gene encoding general odorant-binding protein 67, with the translated sequence MSTMKNCLIFLTVISFIALSIAQDQCHPPPNQKNPKECCNVPTVMPSRDQFITCIQKFPPPPPPAPGSPPPAPGTPPPGANCIAECVLAQLGMVSNGAISKDAATATLVAALGSSAEWQALAKTTVDACYSKVSSLLTQKDSSGCNAGAEPFMECLPTTMFKNCPTSSWAAIAECEQQKAHLAKGCPIMSLMGPPHLM